The following proteins come from a genomic window of Candidatus Protochlamydia phocaeensis:
- a CDS encoding YjdF family protein, with amino-acid sequence MAIVKATIFFEKRFCVGTFERTDKEGYTIARHIFGTEPSDSEVHEFVLKHYVELKFGEAKEITIQIQRMNPKRVQREVRREMEKMRETSKPSTLAKDYMREEIEKKKKEKKSISSAEKQAHKEEQFSLKQEKRKEKHRGH; translated from the coding sequence ATGGCTATAGTTAAAGCAACGATTTTCTTTGAAAAACGCTTTTGCGTGGGAACTTTTGAGCGTACAGATAAAGAAGGATATACAATTGCACGTCATATTTTTGGTACAGAACCTTCTGATTCTGAAGTTCATGAATTTGTTCTAAAGCACTATGTAGAGCTAAAATTTGGAGAAGCTAAAGAAATCACTATTCAAATTCAGCGGATGAATCCAAAAAGAGTGCAGCGGGAAGTCCGTCGAGAAATGGAAAAAATGAGGGAAACATCAAAGCCATCAACTTTAGCAAAAGACTACATGCGAGAAGAGATTGAGAAGAAAAAGAAAGAGAAAAAAAGCATAAGCAGCGCTGAGAAACAAGCTCACAAAGAAGAGCAATTTTCCCTCAAACAAGAAAAACGAAAGGAAAAACATCGTGGTCATTGA
- a CDS encoding DUF2000 domain-containing protein, with protein sequence MFENKLVAVMNEKIEPGVIMNALAHMCIGFGADIGKELLRLTDYMDADGGSHPNISEMPFMILKANSNKIRALREAALQAGIRFADFTDTMTIGSYLEQIERTKQTEEAALIYYGVVLFGSWDKVSELTRKFSLWK encoded by the coding sequence ATGTTCGAAAATAAATTGGTAGCGGTTATGAACGAAAAGATTGAGCCGGGTGTAATTATGAATGCCTTGGCTCACATGTGTATCGGTTTTGGGGCCGATATAGGTAAAGAGCTTTTACGCCTGACCGATTATATGGATGCGGATGGAGGGAGTCATCCAAATATCTCTGAGATGCCCTTCATGATTTTGAAAGCGAATTCGAATAAAATAAGAGCGCTCCGCGAGGCTGCTTTACAGGCTGGAATACGTTTTGCTGATTTTACCGATACCATGACTATAGGCAGTTATTTAGAGCAAATCGAACGAACCAAGCAAACAGAAGAAGCCGCTTTAATCTATTATGGCGTTGTTTTATTTGGCAGTTGGGATAAAGTGTCGGAGCTGACAAGAAAATTTTCTTTATGGAAGTAA
- a CDS encoding type II toxin-antitoxin system Phd/YefM family antitoxin, with the protein MKTFTAEEAAQNLTNLITLVQEENSHFRISSEEGTAILLSEETYQNLMVTLELLSTPGLMNGLKCYKRPADVVSINGMDD; encoded by the coding sequence ATGAAAACATTTACGGCTGAAGAGGCGGCACAGAATTTAACTAACCTTATTACTCTTGTTCAAGAAGAAAATAGCCATTTCCGCATCTCTTCCGAAGAGGGGACAGCCATCTTGCTATCCGAAGAAACATATCAAAATTTGATGGTGACTTTAGAGCTTTTGTCTACGCCGGGCCTGATGAATGGCCTAAAATGCTATAAACGTCCCGCAGATGTTGTCTCTATTAATGGCATGGACGACTAG
- a CDS encoding DUF6088 family protein: protein MRESMESKIKNRIIEHGSGWCFTPMHFADLGSDASIRKALSQLQKQSFIRRLAQGLYDYPKKHDLLGIIPPDVNEVARAIAEKDSVLIQPAGAHAANLVGFSTQVPGRVIFLTEGASKKVKVGNQEIIFKKTTRKNMLSAGTKEGLIIQALKNLGKDHIDKKMHMQIAKLLKDSTEEEIRKNMKFAPAWIRVLVFEVIGIKP from the coding sequence ATGCGCGAAAGTATGGAAAGCAAAATAAAAAATAGGATTATCGAACACGGCAGCGGTTGGTGTTTTACCCCTATGCATTTTGCAGATTTAGGTAGCGATGCTTCTATTAGAAAAGCTCTCTCCCAACTTCAAAAACAAAGCTTTATTAGAAGGCTTGCGCAGGGTTTGTATGATTATCCCAAAAAGCACGATCTCCTGGGTATTATTCCTCCAGATGTCAACGAAGTAGCCAGAGCAATTGCGGAAAAAGATAGTGTACTAATCCAACCTGCAGGCGCTCATGCGGCAAATTTAGTAGGCTTTTCCACGCAAGTTCCAGGCCGAGTTATATTTCTTACCGAAGGGGCATCTAAGAAGGTGAAAGTTGGCAATCAAGAAATCATTTTCAAAAAAACCACAAGAAAAAACATGCTCTCTGCTGGAACTAAAGAAGGTCTCATAATACAGGCTTTAAAAAATCTGGGAAAAGATCATATCGACAAAAAAATGCATATGCAAATTGCAAAATTGCTCAAAGATTCGACTGAAGAAGAAATTAGAAAAAACATGAAGTTCGCTCCCGCCTGGATCAGAGTTCTTGTTTTTGAAGTGATAGGAATAAAACCATGA
- a CDS encoding zinc ribbon domain-containing protein YjdM, with protein MTDLPKCTKCGSEYTYENGAYYVCPECGNEWTVYTEKKSETEQSVVKDAYGNTLQDGDTVTIIKDIKVKGSSSDLKVGVKVKNIRLVDEVNGHNIEAKVPGFGQMMLKSEIVKKSS; from the coding sequence ATGACAGATTTACCTAAATGTACAAAATGTGGTTCTGAATATACTTATGAAAATGGTGCCTACTATGTTTGTCCAGAATGTGGAAATGAGTGGACTGTTTATACTGAGAAGAAAAGCGAAACGGAACAGTCCGTTGTGAAGGATGCATATGGGAATACCCTTCAGGATGGCGATACTGTGACCATTATCAAAGATATTAAGGTTAAAGGATCCTCATCAGATTTAAAAGTAGGAGTAAAAGTGAAAAATATTCGCTTGGTGGATGAGGTTAACGGCCATAACATTGAAGCGAAGGTTCCAGGGTTTGGTCAGATGATGCTCAAATCGGAGATTGTGAAGAAAAGCAGCTAG
- the lepB gene encoding signal peptidase I, which produces MPNDSTSLYSLHKSRQIMKSSYKWYRKKAQDLPSDQRFFLESRLEALDQALLKDDRSESDRLARELEAFCQANFRKSFLEYLWEIGLAIIVALLIATVVRQMWFELYEIPTGSMRPTFEEQDHLTVTKTAFGINVPLQTAHFYFDPNLVQRTSVIIWSGDGIPHLDSDSTFMGIFPYTKRYIKSCMGKPGDVLYFYGGKIYAIDKDGNDLTELRDSPYLSKLEHIPFTHFEGRRSYVQDPQSKWITQAVFNQFNKSIGRLRFMPAALKGEIFNGEEWIKDKPMAQRYPHSTIQTYSDFWGMRNIAIARLLTKKQVEALTPFKTDEMEDGLLYLELRHTPSLSFPQPVISEQFGPSIMGYTTVIPLQEKHLKALMSHLYTCRFVVQNGQASPYRAGSQRGPSSTSPRFPGVPDGTYEFYYGKGVKVGWGGITTELPSDHPLYNQAPSHIQKLFNIGIEMSTQVEPSARNQIFYPNRYAYFRDGALYVMGGAIMEKEDPLLQSFHKREHQREESSTEQAPYVAFKDYGPPLASDGKIDKDFIRTFGFKIPEGQYLALGDNHAMSQDSRSFGPIPQANLQGAPSLIIWPPGDRWGIPNQKPYPVFTLPRLIIWSIAALIGLTWWLLYRRNKRQPIFHKVA; this is translated from the coding sequence AGCGCAGGACCTCCCGTCCGATCAGCGTTTTTTTTTAGAATCCCGCCTTGAGGCGCTCGATCAGGCATTGTTGAAGGACGACCGCAGCGAGTCTGATCGTTTGGCGCGCGAGCTGGAGGCGTTTTGCCAAGCTAATTTTAGAAAGAGTTTTTTGGAATATCTATGGGAAATCGGCCTAGCCATTATTGTCGCCTTATTGATTGCAACCGTTGTACGCCAGATGTGGTTCGAGCTTTATGAAATCCCAACCGGATCGATGAGGCCGACTTTCGAAGAACAAGATCACCTAACCGTGACAAAAACGGCTTTTGGCATTAATGTACCTTTGCAGACCGCTCATTTTTATTTTGATCCCAATCTCGTCCAACGAACAAGCGTCATTATCTGGTCAGGCGACGGCATTCCGCATTTGGACTCCGATTCGACTTTTATGGGCATTTTTCCCTATACTAAGCGTTACATCAAGAGCTGTATGGGTAAGCCAGGCGATGTCCTGTATTTTTATGGCGGGAAAATTTACGCCATTGACAAAGACGGCAACGACCTAACGGAGCTGCGCGACAGCCCCTATTTGAGCAAGCTCGAGCATATTCCCTTTACTCATTTCGAAGGACGACGCTCGTATGTGCAAGATCCGCAATCGAAATGGATTACACAGGCCGTTTTCAATCAATTCAACAAGTCGATTGGACGTTTGCGCTTTATGCCAGCTGCCTTGAAGGGAGAGATTTTTAATGGGGAAGAATGGATCAAGGATAAGCCGATGGCCCAGCGCTATCCGCACTCGACCATTCAAACGTACAGCGATTTTTGGGGCATGCGCAATATTGCCATTGCCCGCCTACTGACGAAAAAGCAAGTTGAGGCCCTTACGCCTTTCAAAACGGATGAAATGGAAGATGGGCTTTTATATTTGGAACTCCGCCATACTCCCAGCTTAAGCTTTCCCCAGCCGGTCATTTCGGAACAGTTTGGCCCCAGTATTATGGGCTATACGACAGTGATTCCTCTGCAGGAAAAGCATTTAAAAGCGCTCATGTCCCATCTTTATACATGCCGTTTCGTCGTTCAAAATGGGCAGGCCAGCCCTTATCGCGCAGGCTCTCAAAGAGGCCCGTCATCGACCAGTCCCCGCTTTCCAGGCGTGCCTGACGGTACCTATGAATTTTACTATGGCAAGGGCGTTAAAGTCGGCTGGGGCGGCATTACTACGGAGCTTCCTTCCGATCATCCGCTTTACAATCAAGCCCCAAGCCATATTCAAAAGCTATTCAATATAGGCATTGAAATGAGCACGCAAGTGGAGCCTAGCGCCCGAAACCAAATTTTCTATCCCAACCGTTATGCGTATTTCCGAGATGGGGCACTCTACGTAATGGGCGGCGCCATTATGGAAAAGGAAGATCCGCTTTTGCAAAGCTTTCACAAGCGCGAGCATCAAAGAGAGGAATCTTCCACCGAGCAAGCTCCTTATGTCGCTTTCAAGGATTATGGGCCTCCACTGGCATCAGATGGGAAAATAGACAAAGACTTTATTCGCACTTTTGGCTTTAAGATTCCTGAAGGCCAGTATTTGGCCCTTGGTGACAATCATGCCATGAGCCAAGACAGCCGCTCGTTTGGGCCCATCCCTCAGGCAAATCTGCAAGGCGCTCCTTCGCTGATTATTTGGCCTCCCGGCGATCGTTGGGGAATTCCCAACCAGAAGCCTTATCCCGTATTTACGCTTCCTCGTCTGATCATTTGGAGCATTGCGGCTTTGATCGGGCTTACGTGGTGGCTATTGTACCGCCGCAACAAGCGTCAGCCTATCTTTCACAAAGTAGCCTAA
- the ileS gene encoding isoleucine--tRNA ligase, translating to MFHEVPQESFDEREKRILKFWQEGALFEKSVANRKHCPLFTFYDGPPFATGLPHYGHILAGTIKDVVLRYKTMKGFYAPRRFGWDCHGLPIENEIEKTFNLSGAASIEKFGIARFNEECRNIVLRYTEEWKSTVNRMGRWVDFKHTYRTMDVPFMESVWWVFKQLYEKGLVYEGLKVMPFSAKLGTPLSNFEASENYKDVDDPSLTVAFQSRDDANTYFLAWTTTPWTLVSNLALMVGPMIEYVEILDHASKRHYILASERLSAYYKDAAEYAILRTFPGLELEGKRYIPVFDYFIEKANEGDFRILLEDSISVEEGTGIVQAAPAFGEIDFYVCQRSGIEPVCPVDNNGQFTDEIVEYRGLFVKDADKDIMRRLKQEGKVFHQGTCHHRYPFCPRSDTPLIYKTIRTWFVAVEKLKDRLLAANDKIHWTPEHIQYGRFGKWLEGARDWAISRNRYWGTPIPLWRADDGEIMVLGSIAELEELTQTKIQDLHRHFIDNLTFEKNGKVFRRIPEVFDCWFESGSMPYAQNHYPFENRELFDENFPADFIAEGLDQTRGWFYTLTVLAAALFDQPAFKNVIVNGLVLAENGAKMSKRLKNYPDPIEVIHQYGADAIRLYMLHSPAVKADDLSFAKSGVELVLRQILLPLWNAYSFFTTYARIYKWKPSGAKLKPEQAIDQWIISLLNKLVHEVEQGMDNYDLSQAVEPFVAFVDQLTNWYIRRSRRRFWEEKDTPDRAQAFETLYHVLIELTKIAAPYVPFISEAIYQSMRSPDMPESVHLCDFPVYEEHLRHKRLEDEMAAVQVTVSLGHALRKEHKLKVRQPLASAYLVSSDPRVLSFLKDQQHLIAEELNVKKILFSENEGEFVSLKAKPNFRVLGKKVGKLMRLAQTAIESFDQKELELLLNDHTVVVHLEGKPVMLTSEDVQVERVVHEGIIAANEGLITIALETNLDEQLLQEGLAREIVNKVNTMRREADLAVTDRIKLHMQTTDRVVSCFRHFQDYICHEVLAVEVQFGPCEGTEWDLNGEPTIIAISRA from the coding sequence ATGTTTCATGAAGTTCCGCAAGAGTCTTTTGACGAAAGAGAAAAAAGAATCTTAAAGTTTTGGCAAGAGGGCGCATTATTTGAAAAATCGGTGGCCAACCGCAAACACTGCCCTTTATTTACTTTTTATGACGGGCCTCCTTTTGCGACAGGCCTTCCGCACTATGGACATATTCTAGCCGGAACAATTAAGGATGTCGTCTTGCGGTATAAGACAATGAAGGGATTCTATGCTCCCCGCCGTTTTGGATGGGACTGCCATGGACTTCCAATTGAAAATGAGATTGAAAAGACGTTTAATTTATCAGGAGCGGCCTCGATTGAAAAATTCGGCATTGCCCGCTTTAACGAAGAATGCCGTAATATTGTGCTGCGTTATACCGAAGAATGGAAATCGACTGTCAATCGCATGGGGCGCTGGGTAGACTTCAAGCATACCTATCGGACCATGGATGTGCCCTTTATGGAGTCCGTTTGGTGGGTATTCAAGCAGCTTTATGAAAAAGGCTTAGTCTACGAAGGTTTAAAGGTCATGCCTTTTTCAGCCAAATTAGGAACTCCTCTTTCTAACTTTGAGGCTTCGGAAAATTATAAGGACGTGGATGATCCCTCTCTGACTGTCGCTTTTCAATCAAGGGATGATGCAAATACCTATTTCCTGGCATGGACGACGACTCCCTGGACGCTTGTGTCGAATTTGGCCTTGATGGTAGGTCCCATGATCGAATATGTGGAAATCCTGGACCATGCGTCGAAAAGGCATTATATCCTAGCATCCGAGCGGCTTTCCGCCTATTATAAAGATGCAGCCGAGTATGCGATCCTGCGTACTTTTCCCGGGCTTGAGCTCGAAGGCAAGCGCTATATTCCTGTCTTTGATTATTTTATTGAAAAAGCCAATGAGGGTGATTTCCGCATTTTATTGGAAGATTCGATCTCGGTTGAAGAAGGAACGGGAATCGTGCAGGCAGCCCCGGCATTTGGCGAAATAGACTTCTATGTCTGTCAGCGGTCGGGAATCGAGCCGGTGTGCCCTGTTGACAATAACGGACAATTTACAGATGAAATCGTCGAATATCGCGGCCTATTTGTCAAAGATGCCGACAAGGACATTATGCGACGCCTCAAGCAAGAGGGGAAAGTTTTCCATCAAGGCACATGCCATCACCGCTATCCTTTCTGCCCGCGCTCCGATACGCCTTTGATCTACAAGACAATCCGCACGTGGTTTGTCGCGGTCGAAAAATTGAAGGACCGGCTTTTAGCGGCTAATGATAAAATCCACTGGACTCCCGAACATATTCAATACGGGCGCTTTGGCAAATGGTTGGAAGGTGCGCGCGATTGGGCGATCAGCCGCAACCGCTATTGGGGAACGCCCATTCCTCTTTGGCGCGCCGATGACGGAGAAATCATGGTGCTGGGAAGCATTGCAGAATTGGAAGAGCTGACCCAGACAAAGATTCAAGATTTGCACCGCCATTTCATAGACAACCTGACTTTTGAAAAGAATGGCAAGGTTTTCCGCCGCATTCCTGAGGTTTTCGACTGCTGGTTTGAGTCGGGCTCAATGCCTTATGCGCAAAATCATTATCCTTTTGAGAATAGAGAGCTTTTTGATGAGAACTTCCCGGCAGACTTTATAGCGGAAGGACTGGATCAGACAAGAGGATGGTTCTATACGTTGACGGTCTTGGCAGCGGCTTTATTTGACCAGCCGGCCTTTAAGAACGTCATCGTGAATGGCCTGGTTTTAGCGGAAAACGGGGCCAAAATGTCCAAGCGCTTGAAAAACTATCCGGACCCGATTGAGGTTATTCATCAATATGGTGCTGATGCAATCCGCTTATATATGTTGCATAGCCCCGCTGTTAAAGCAGATGATCTGTCTTTCGCCAAGAGCGGAGTGGAATTGGTCTTGCGCCAAATCCTTTTGCCTCTATGGAATGCCTATTCCTTCTTTACAACCTATGCCCGTATCTATAAATGGAAGCCTTCAGGTGCCAAATTAAAACCTGAGCAAGCTATCGACCAATGGATTATTTCCCTATTGAACAAGCTGGTCCACGAAGTCGAGCAAGGAATGGACAATTATGACCTGTCCCAAGCCGTCGAGCCGTTTGTGGCGTTTGTCGATCAATTGACAAATTGGTATATCCGCCGTTCCAGACGCCGTTTTTGGGAAGAAAAAGATACGCCGGACCGGGCACAAGCTTTTGAGACGCTTTATCATGTTTTGATCGAATTGACCAAAATAGCAGCTCCCTACGTGCCTTTTATCAGCGAGGCGATCTACCAAAGCATGCGCTCTCCCGATATGCCGGAGTCTGTCCACTTATGCGACTTTCCGGTCTATGAGGAGCACTTGCGCCATAAGAGGCTGGAAGATGAGATGGCGGCTGTCCAAGTGACGGTCAGCTTAGGGCATGCGCTGCGCAAAGAGCACAAGCTTAAAGTACGCCAGCCACTGGCCTCTGCTTATTTGGTTTCGTCTGATCCGCGGGTCCTTTCCTTCTTGAAAGATCAACAGCATTTAATTGCAGAAGAGCTCAACGTAAAGAAGATCCTTTTTAGCGAGAATGAAGGGGAGTTTGTCAGCCTAAAAGCCAAGCCCAACTTCCGCGTTTTAGGCAAAAAGGTGGGGAAATTGATGCGTTTAGCTCAAACGGCCATCGAATCATTCGATCAGAAAGAGCTAGAATTGCTTTTAAACGATCATACTGTTGTTGTCCACCTGGAAGGAAAGCCCGTGATGCTGACTTCAGAAGACGTCCAAGTCGAACGGGTTGTGCATGAGGGGATCATTGCTGCAAATGAGGGGTTAATTACAATAGCCTTGGAGACCAACCTGGATGAGCAATTGCTTCAGGAGGGATTGGCAAGGGAAATTGTAAATAAAGTCAATACAATGCGCCGCGAAGCGGATTTAGCAGTAACGGACAGAATTAAGCTCCACATGCAGACAACAGACCGCGTGGTCTCTTGCTTTCGCCACTTTCAAGACTATATCTGTCATGAGGTATTGGCTGTTGAAGTGCAGTTTGGCCCATGCGAAGGAACGGAGTGGGATTTAAACGGAGAGCCCACCATTATTGCCATTAGTCGAGCCTAA
- a CDS encoding protein kinase domain-containing protein, translating into MLQINACLRKAPYQASSTRASICPCWQGRRIAVQLYNPDGEIETVSAYSFNPYKQTIWQWVFIWLKELFFGRMTVLVKVENEPDLLYMRVNEISRVLRQPSDKLRQQGNKTDLTAYLIQQQKNTIFNKLEGIARHQGFSISEEEREKLKAVAEHIPYENLDKILAFEDFDQARLLGTFIQIGDYFLHPSASINKRPNFGYSFVIKGENIFISKVDHAVRKTINLFNLSLEEQTLSKEDLQQHLEEQTNSQASSTIANYPILNLVQSITNPYYLEKEAVFEQLNQLAQACHLQLMEKKYFNALTRRVHPDNLMTLLNQLKSREEKQVLLNTFSAIGQQLYHDPWVFSLLNLAYIKKKKDQNGKALSHTFAINKNEVIVVQNKLAEGGSKTVSSAILLNTLQPMVRIKFKNKDVGNEKLRQENELLHTLRKTNNPYLVVPYHCCIINRVITEQLCKERMIVFQNRYGTGKDLFEASAGHILNALKEIALGLSWLHQDGYIHGDIKPENLLIEGDINGQEFVQGKLSDFGMTVKKGEPLIGGSPFHFPAKVLQAISNSPARCLAEEDMDWFAFGITTLQILCCDQLALPASFGMQTPAENQEILTDIDTLLQQQHEPGSQELAIKQGLLQIVKQIFATQTSLSQLKIGQQLQTLQNQHFPTQAA; encoded by the coding sequence ATGCTTCAAATTAATGCATGTCTAAGAAAAGCGCCTTATCAGGCTTCTAGTACAAGAGCGTCTATTTGTCCTTGTTGGCAAGGAAGGCGTATTGCTGTGCAATTATATAATCCAGATGGTGAGATCGAAACGGTTAGCGCCTACTCGTTTAATCCCTACAAACAGACGATTTGGCAATGGGTCTTTATATGGTTGAAAGAGCTTTTTTTCGGCAGAATGACCGTGTTGGTGAAAGTAGAGAATGAGCCAGATCTTCTTTACATGCGTGTAAATGAGATCAGCCGTGTCCTGCGACAGCCGTCTGACAAACTGCGGCAGCAAGGCAATAAAACCGACCTGACCGCTTATCTCATTCAACAGCAGAAGAATACTATCTTTAATAAATTAGAAGGAATTGCTAGGCACCAAGGTTTTTCAATAAGCGAAGAAGAAAGAGAAAAATTAAAGGCTGTTGCAGAGCATATTCCTTATGAGAATCTGGACAAGATTTTAGCATTTGAGGATTTTGATCAGGCTCGCTTGCTGGGAACATTTATTCAAATCGGCGATTATTTTCTTCACCCCTCTGCATCCATCAATAAACGACCAAATTTTGGTTATTCCTTTGTTATTAAGGGAGAGAATATTTTCATCTCTAAAGTTGACCATGCCGTTCGGAAAACAATCAATCTTTTCAATCTTAGCTTAGAAGAGCAAACCTTATCCAAAGAAGACCTGCAGCAGCATTTGGAGGAGCAGACAAATTCTCAAGCAAGCTCTACAATTGCCAATTATCCCATCCTAAATTTGGTCCAAAGCATTACCAATCCCTATTATTTGGAAAAAGAAGCTGTCTTTGAGCAGCTCAATCAGCTTGCTCAAGCCTGTCATTTGCAGCTAATGGAAAAAAAATATTTCAATGCTCTTACCCGCCGCGTCCATCCTGACAACTTGATGACCTTGCTCAACCAGCTGAAGAGCAGAGAAGAAAAACAAGTCCTTTTAAATACTTTTAGCGCAATTGGCCAGCAGCTTTATCACGATCCCTGGGTTTTTTCTCTCTTAAATCTTGCCTATATCAAAAAGAAGAAAGATCAGAATGGGAAGGCTCTCTCCCATACGTTTGCTATTAATAAAAACGAAGTGATTGTCGTCCAAAATAAGTTAGCGGAAGGCGGTTCCAAAACCGTCTCGTCCGCTATTCTACTCAATACGCTCCAGCCTATGGTTCGCATTAAATTTAAGAATAAAGATGTAGGCAATGAAAAACTTCGACAAGAAAATGAGCTTCTTCATACGCTCCGCAAAACAAACAATCCCTATCTTGTCGTCCCCTATCATTGCTGCATTATCAACCGCGTGATAACTGAGCAGCTTTGCAAAGAGCGCATGATTGTTTTTCAGAATAGATATGGAACAGGAAAGGATCTTTTCGAGGCTTCCGCAGGACATATTTTAAACGCCTTAAAAGAAATTGCGCTAGGGCTTAGCTGGCTGCATCAAGACGGCTATATTCATGGAGACATAAAACCCGAAAACCTTTTAATTGAAGGCGATATCAACGGCCAAGAGTTTGTACAAGGAAAATTATCCGATTTTGGCATGACGGTCAAAAAGGGAGAGCCGCTAATTGGAGGATCGCCTTTTCATTTTCCCGCAAAGGTTTTACAAGCCATATCTAATTCGCCTGCGAGATGTTTGGCAGAGGAAGACATGGATTGGTTTGCCTTTGGCATCACGACTTTGCAAATCCTATGCTGTGATCAGTTAGCCCTTCCTGCCAGCTTTGGCATGCAGACCCCTGCAGAAAATCAAGAGATTTTGACCGATATCGATACGCTTCTTCAGCAACAGCATGAGCCTGGATCGCAGGAATTGGCCATCAAGCAGGGCTTATTGCAAATTGTCAAACAGATTTTCGCTACCCAAACGTCCCTCTCTCAGCTTAAAATCGGTCAACAATTGCAGACCCTTCAAAACCAACATTTTCCCACTCAAGCTGCCTAA
- a CDS encoding MepB family protein, with amino-acid sequence MVIELKENVLSKRVHPDLLLAENLIYKPSGLILQNLKIEDESEDYGASEFIIKNRSVKFRVGKITPTKVGQFVTFWKRLGEGPILPYEFTDSFDSLVVSVRAENHFGQFVFPKTVLCEKGIVSCNGKEGKRAMRIYPPWDRADNSQAKKTQAWQLQYFIKFSENTIDFQRMRNLFDIA; translated from the coding sequence GTGGTCATTGAATTAAAGGAGAATGTCCTTTCAAAGAGGGTTCATCCAGATTTGCTATTAGCTGAAAACCTTATCTATAAGCCATCTGGGCTTATCCTTCAGAATCTGAAGATAGAGGATGAGAGTGAAGATTACGGAGCTTCTGAATTTATCATAAAGAATCGTTCTGTCAAATTTCGCGTAGGAAAGATCACCCCAACAAAAGTTGGACAATTTGTCACTTTTTGGAAACGTCTAGGTGAAGGACCAATTTTGCCCTATGAATTTACTGATTCTTTTGACTCTCTTGTAGTCAGCGTGCGTGCCGAAAACCATTTTGGCCAATTTGTTTTTCCAAAAACTGTGCTCTGCGAAAAAGGAATTGTATCTTGCAATGGAAAGGAAGGCAAAAGAGCTATGCGTATTTATCCCCCTTGGGATAGAGCTGATAATTCTCAAGCTAAGAAAACGCAAGCCTGGCAATTACAATATTTTATTAAATTCTCTGAGAATACTATTGATTTCCAACGCATGAGAAATTTATTTGATATCGCTTAG
- a CDS encoding nucleotidyl transferase AbiEii/AbiGii toxin family protein — translation MNEIHLLPQNERELFFRAAVDIKSMPFEIIEKDYWVVWVLKRLFSLEKMKPYLTFKGGTSLSKVYGLIDRFSEDIDLSIEREFFGFGEPHNLENASSKKKQNAIIDNLSKACSNYVQTEMLASLKETFSAELKTTDGWQIFSDPEDPDAQSLLFEYPSNTSKTGYIRPLVKIEIGARSEHWPVSEHKIESYVKEVLKEKIHEPDTVIRVLNAERTFWEKATILHQYAHLPEDKKLPPRISRHFYDFFRLINSSIKKKALEEVALLERVANHKSIYFASGWASYATARKGSLKLVPPPHVLKEVQKDYSLMKSMFFREIPAWELILKTVSEFENEFNKE, via the coding sequence ATGAACGAGATTCATCTTTTACCTCAAAATGAACGAGAACTTTTTTTCAGAGCTGCCGTTGATATCAAGAGCATGCCTTTTGAAATTATTGAAAAAGACTATTGGGTCGTATGGGTTTTGAAAAGGCTGTTTTCGCTAGAAAAGATGAAGCCCTATCTCACCTTTAAAGGGGGCACCTCTCTTTCAAAAGTATATGGCTTGATTGATCGTTTTTCAGAAGATATTGATCTTTCAATCGAAAGAGAATTTTTTGGCTTTGGTGAACCTCATAATCTTGAAAATGCCTCTTCCAAGAAAAAACAAAACGCTATCATTGATAATCTTTCAAAAGCTTGCTCCAATTATGTACAAACTGAAATGTTAGCCAGCCTTAAAGAAACTTTTTCTGCAGAGCTCAAAACAACCGATGGGTGGCAAATTTTTTCTGACCCAGAAGATCCTGATGCCCAATCATTGTTATTTGAATATCCAAGTAACACCTCAAAAACAGGATATATTCGCCCTCTTGTAAAAATTGAAATTGGAGCAAGGTCTGAACACTGGCCTGTCAGCGAACACAAAATAGAGAGCTATGTTAAAGAAGTATTAAAAGAAAAAATTCATGAACCTGATACAGTTATTCGCGTACTGAATGCTGAACGAACTTTTTGGGAAAAAGCAACTATTCTTCATCAATACGCACACCTGCCTGAAGATAAAAAGCTTCCACCACGCATCTCTAGACATTTTTATGATTTTTTTCGATTAATAAACTCTTCAATAAAGAAAAAAGCCCTTGAAGAGGTAGCCTTACTTGAAAGAGTGGCCAATCATAAAAGTATTTATTTTGCCTCAGGCTGGGCAAGCTATGCCACCGCCAGAAAAGGAAGCTTAAAGCTCGTTCCCCCACCTCATGTTTTAAAGGAAGTTCAAAAAGATTACAGTCTAATGAAATCAATGTTTTTTAGAGAGATTCCTGCCTGGGAATTGATTTTAAAAACCGTTAGTGAATTTGAAAACGAGTTTAACAAAGAATAG